Genomic DNA from Urocitellus parryii isolate mUroPar1 chromosome 5, mUroPar1.hap1, whole genome shotgun sequence:
GGAGCCCAGGGCTTCAGGGCCCTCTTCAGAGGAGGAGTAGAGGGCTGGGCCTTAACAGGAGCCTGTGTCTGCTCTTTCCCCCTTCCACTCTCCAGGAAAGGCGGTTTAGGGCAGAGTCACCCAGGCAAAGCAGTCACCTTACTGCAAACACGGTCCCTTTTGTTGAGCAGGCAGCAGTGGCCAGAGACAGCCCTACAAGGAGCTGAAACCTGTGACTGTCCTAGTCCTGTTCTCTCCCTTACCTCATCACTTGGCCCTAGTCCCCAGGACCTAACCCTTCTGCCTCTACCGGAGGTCCTAAATGGAGACCATCAGAGGGAAGTTGTGGTCTCTTCTCTGGCACTGAGGCTGGGTGTGGGTCTCTGGGACACGTTGGCTAGATGACATGTAAATGCTTCTGGCCCTGGACTGCTCTGGGCTGCCCCAGGAAAAAGGAGCTCCCTGTGGGTGAGATCTGGAGCTGCGTTGTAGCGTGCACACCAAAGGGGTCCTTATAGCCCCCTTTGCCCTCACTTTAAGAGGTCCTAGAACAAAAAAACCAGGTCATTGGGGTGGAGGGGGCTGAGAGTTCAGGAAGGGGTCTGTGTGGCTGTTTTGTGTTCCTCCAGCCGCCTAAATCAGGATCTCTGGCATAATGCCCCTCTCAGTCAGCACCCCTCCCGATCCCTGTAGAGTGGGGtagggggaggaagggagctgCCTGGTCCCTCCCTAGGGCGGCCTGCCATACCTGTCTGACCAggccctccctctttccttctgccTTTTCAGTCCCAGGTTTGGCACTGGGCCCGTCCTCCCTCCCTTTGGTCTTCTGGAAGAAGTCCCTCTGGGTGTGGGTGTTTGTTGGAGAGGGGGTGGCATGCATTCAAATCAGACTTCCCAAAATGAAACATTGTTTAAAGGGGCTGGGAGAGGACCTGGTGTAAATAAGTTCTAATTAGATTTCCCTCTGCCCAGCAGGAGGCCATGGGTGGAGAAAAGCTAGGAGGGGAGGAAAAGCGGCCATTGTGACCCCTCTCTGGATCTGTTGTGGATTTGTCTTTCTAGAGGGGACTTCGAAGTATGTCCTGTCTgtcttttttgatttatttatgtctGTAGGAGGGTGCTTCTGAGTCTCTGTGGGGCGGGGGTCCTAGATGCCTGTCCTGGGATCCTGAGTATCTCTCTTGGAGGAGGATGCAGAGGAATACACATATCAGAATATCTGTCCTCCCAGTAGGTGGTCACCCCCTTCCTGGGTTGGGGGCTGTATGCCACCTGTCCCTCTCCCTCAGGGGATCTGGGTACCTGACATCTGTTGGTCTCCCCACTTAAGATCCACCCAGACCACATATCATGCCCTGTAGTACCTTCTAGAGAACCTAGTCAGCAACCAGGTAATTGCAGGTGAAATCTTTGCCTTGGGGACCCAAACCTCCTGCCTTCCACCCACATCCTGCCCCGCCTGCCACACCCAGGCCTGGAGTGCCTTGATCAGCTTTCCAGTCTCCTGGCCGACACAGGTGCACACTGTGCCCCAACCTGCTCTCCTGACTCACTCCCATAATGGGCTCAGAGAGACAGGTGCAGGAACTCTTCCCTCATCTCCTCTGGCCATTAGGGGCCTGGTAAGAGAAAGAGGGTCCAGGTGGCTGCAGAATGACTCATCACCTGTGCCAATCAATtcccgcccccctcccccaaccacCCTGTCTCACTGTGCATGATTCACCCACAGGCAGCAATGGGAATGACTCCTCCAAAGAGCAATGAGAACAATGGAGACCCTCAGTGCAGCTCTCCTCTTCCTGTCCTCCATCCTCCTTTGCTAGGTTCTCTGTGGCCCTCAGGGAGGCCTCCAGTGTTCAGCCTAGCTTGGGGAGCCCTGGGATCTTGAGAGTACTGGGTTGTGTCCAGGAAAAGTGCCGTGCTAGATCTCTTTATCTTGCACCTACAGACCTAGAGGGAAGGCAGCCAGTGTGTGTGAATGcttgtgttcattcattcattccacaaatatctACCCAGCCCCTTCTGGCATTGTACCAGCTGCTAGGGGTACTGCAGTAACTTGGAGAGAGGAAGCAAATGGTTGACCTCAGATCCCAGGCTTGGGAATCCAGGGCCCGGTTGGCCAGTCTGGGCAGACCCTCATACAGGAAGGTGTCTTTGGGGAAACAGCTACTTAAAAGAGATCCAATTGCTAGAGAACCCTTTCCTGCCAGGAGAGGAGGAGACCCAGCAGTCAGGATTCCAGGGGCTGGGTGACCCCAGGCCTGTCTCCTTGTTACCTGGCTTGGCGGCTGGGTGGATTCCTTCCTCCCAGTCTCACACAGACTGAATTGCTCTCTGCTGTGTTTGGGGTGGTGCGGGAGTGGGCTCCCGAGTGGGAGCAGCTCTCTGCTGCCCTCGCCTGAGTCCTTCCTGGAGGTGGCAGGTGTCGGGTTAGGCCCGGCCCCCCTCGAGGCCTAGCCACTCAGGTACGAGGTCTTTTCCCCTCCCCTTTGGCTTGGCTTTCTTTTATAAGGGGCCTTTCCTGGGCGCTGTCCCACTACTTAGAAGCAGCTGCTTGGCTCCTTCTTGAGTCTCTTGTCTTTGGCCCTCCTGCCTTCACTCCAGCCTCAACCATGTCCATCAGGGTGACCCAGAAGTCCTACAAGATGTCCACCTCTGGCCCCCGGGCCTTCAGCAGCCGCTCATATACGAGTGGGCCCGGTGCCCGCATCAGTTCCTCCAGCTTCTCCCGGGTGGGCAGCGGCAGCAGCTTTCGGGGGAGCCTGGGCTCCAGCATGGGCTTGAGCGGCAGCTATGGAGGGGCTGGTGGTGTGGGGGGCATCACAGCAGTCACCGTAAACCAGAGCCTGCTGAGCCCCCTCAAGTTGGAGGTGGACCCCAACATCCAGGCTGTGCGTACTCAAGAGAAGGAGCAGATCAAGACCCTCAACAATAAATTTGCCACCTTTATCGACAAGGTAAGAGTCCTCCCGGTCTGGAAAACCGCCTGCTGTGCCCAGAGGGTCCACGCCCTTTCTCCTGGTCACCCTCATTGGcagcacatctccagccccccaccGGTTCCTGCTGGGCCCCACCATCCAGGCAACGGGTCCCTTCCAGCCTAGGGCTGGCTCCTCCCGTGCACTTTGATTTGGGCTGGGTCAGGGACCTGGGAGAGGGTCTGCACGGCTTAGGACTATAAATCCTGGGCCTTCCACATCTACCTCAGCCCCAACCGAGTTCCCACCTGCCAGTAAATCTCTCAGCCTGCAGCCCTTCCAGCTGTTCCACTGCTGGGTGGGAGGGGAGCCCCTCCAGATTCACTCCTTTTCCCTAGCACTGTCCCAAAGGTTCCACAACGGTGAcctcaagtttttttctttcttcctttttgttaaaaaagggtggggggagggtgtgATTAGGGTTGGAGTTTAAGAGAGGGAAGTAGGTGTCTTGGTTCGAACGGGCAAGTATCGATCGAGGCCTTTGGCGCCTGCGGGCTTGAGTGTGGGGGCACCAGGCTGAGTCACGACTTGCCCCGGGCTGCCCACCGCagtgggggcggggccgggctgcCGCGGGACCTGGCGCCCAAGTCGTGCACTCTACCTGGCCGAGCTCTCCACGTCCGGGGGAGATGCGGGGCCTGGCCTCGGGGAAGCTAGTCCAGGATTCAAAGTCTGAGGGCGTTGGACACCCCGCCCTGGTATCACGTCCTGTTGAATCCGGAGTTTATGGGGCGGCCGTCCGCCAACGCCCCTCTCCCCACTTGGCCCTTGTCCCCTTTCACTCTTCCTACCCGGCTCCGCCCCAGCGGGCTGGCTCCACTTTcccagggagggagccaggcCGGGATTTGCAGCCTGAGAGCTCTGCGGCCCCAAGGGCCCCGGGGGATTGGCCCTTCCCTGCTGACTGGCTCCTGGGAGGCATTGTGGGAACGGGAGGAGGGAAATCCTGGGGCAGACGGTTCCCATCGGAATTGACCTCCCCCAGGAGCGCCTCTTCTTTGCTCAGGGCTTGCTGGTTACTTTCCAAGACCCTTTCACTTCTCGGCTGCGTTTGGCCGGCCTTGGGCTCCTTACAGAGGACAGTCAGGCGCAGTTTAGGAGTCCGAATTTTGATTCACACGGCTTGAGGAGGTTTTCTTTGGGTTACTTTTTTTTGAGTCtcacttcctcatctgtgaaatgggcgtGGTAATCCCTAAATCAGAGATTTGGCCTATTCACACAAGCGATTATGGAAAGACTGTGACCCACATCAAGCATTCCATTAGGATTAAATATGATAGtcactagtattttttttaaatgatttttttggggggggcagaaTGGACTGAGGAAGAAAGGGTTTTACAGAGGGGGTTGTGGAGAAATAACTGGACTGTACTTTCAGAAGGTTCTTCTTTTCAAAGTCTCCAGTTTAAAAAGAGGTCCTTTCTGTCCGTTGACTGTGCCCACCAGGCACAATTttggattaattaaaaaaaaaaatcgattcCTTGTTTCGGAACAAGTCTattattccttcttctttttttttttctattatttccttccttaaaaAGATTTCTCCactaaaatttctgaattttaatctAAGAAGAGGATTCCATGAGCCcaaggaacccagggcctatgtGTTTGGGGCAGGAGTTGAGTGGGGAGAATCTTCTCCATGCAGAAGAATCTCTAAAGAAGTGctgtgagagggagggaggcactTCCACTCTGCAGATGACCCTTGCTCTAAGTGACTTCTATGCAGAGATGGGGCTCCTGAAAGGGCCCACCTGAGTTTCTTGAGGCCCTTGCAGGGTTGAGGAGACCCAGACTCTGAGTGGAGCAGCAAGTCAACTTAAGCTGCACAGGTTAGTGTGAATGTTGGCTAGAACCTAGAGCTGTTGGCCAGTGCGCTCTGGGTGTCAGGGCTAAAGTTTCCCTTGTCTGCCTGAATCCTTCCTTCAAAGTCATTCCAAATAATAATGATGAGGATAAGATttgatatacataatttattttccttttcagtcttaaataaaatataaatcaaagcaTTTTTAGAAAGCTTGGctgttgctgggtgtggtgtcacacacctgtaatcccaacaaattgggaggctgaggcaggagaattgtgagttcaaggccactctaagcaatttagtgagacccgttctcaaaataaaatataaaaaaggctggggatgtggctcagaggttaagtgctcctgggattaattcccattaccaaaaaaaaaaaaaaaaaaaaaaacccaaaaagcaaGCTTGGGTATTTTTATTGATCTATGACATGCAGCCTAGGTAAATGAGTCCTGTTCTGCAGCTTCAGCCCAGCCCTGCTAGCAGTCTTCTTCCAACCATGCCCCTCCCACCCCAAGTGCTAGGGGGACAACTCCAACTCCATTGCCCATCTCACCACTCATTGTTTCATTGTTCTTATCCCCTCCCCCATCATAGGTGGTCCCCCCAGAACAGCTAAGCAGATCCCTGAGTTCTGAGGACCTCATTGCTTGGGGAGTGGACTGAAGGAAAAGATAGTGCTTGCTTCCTTCAGCATCTGACCCTGGGCTGATGTAGACCTTTTCGGTCTCTCCTCCTTGTGTAGGTACGGTTCTTGGAGCAGCAGAACAAAATGCTGGAGACCAAATGGAGCCTCCTGCAACAGCAGAAGACTGCTCGCAGCAACATGGACAACATGTTTGAGAACTACATCAACAACCTTCGTCGGCAGCTGGAGTCTCTGGGCCAGGAGAAGCTGAAGCTGGAGGCTGAGCTCGGCAACATGCAGGGGCTGGTGGAGGACTTCAAGAATAAGTGAGTTCCCAAACCCCCTGTCCCCCCTGAAGTCATCCTGACTGACCCCACCCCCCAGATCAGAGGCCCAAGTCTCTGTGGTCCTCTGCTTGTGGCCACGTAGCACTGTATACTTAGGGTCATCATCTGATTGGGCTTTCTTGGGATAGTCTCTGTTTGTGCCCATTGTCCTGGATTAATTATTCATAACATCCACCTCTTCAATCTTAGGACTGTCCATATTTGGACAAGTTACATGTAATGCTTAAGTAGTACACCTAGATAGGCAGCCAACAGGCTTCACTTTCACATTTACAGTTGCTGGTGACCTATTTATGTCACCATAAAGGTCTCATGTCAGGCCCTGTTGTGAATCCTCCCAGTATGCCTAGTGCAATGTGTATTCATGAAATCGGAAAGGGATTTCTTGTTCTAGACCTTCCAATTGACAGAGGATGGGGTGTGTGGGCAAGGGGAGAGGGGAACAGATGGGGAGGGCCAAAGAACCACCCCACTCATATCCTGCATTTCTGTGAACTGAATTTGCTAGATATTCATGTCCCCTTTAAAAGatccagggcagggctgggggtgtagcccagtggtagagtgtgtgttcAGCATGCCCAataccctggcttcaatccctagcatcaccaCCATCACAACAAAAGACGCAGGGCTACCTCCCTTTTGCTTTCATGCTCTGATCCTAAACCTTTCCCCAATAGGTATGAGGATGAGATCAATAAGCGTACAGAGATGGAGAATGAATTTGTCCTCATCAAAAAGGTGAGGGGTCCTCTATCTCTCTTCAGATGCTGGAGGCTGGGGCTGAGACTTGGAATAAGAATTTTCTAGAATCTGTCCCTAAATGTTTCTAAGTAATGGgacatattcatttgttttagcatttgagtTCATTCAGAtgtataatttggaaaaatacagGCAGGTAGCTAAATACATTTGGACAGAACTCTGGACATCAATGTTGgaacatggtttaaaaaaatggaaacctGCACCAGAGTCTCCATGCAAAGGACCCAGGCTCCAACTATGGCTCCAATAGAGGGATTTTATACAAGAGAAAGTGAATaaaacctgtttaaaaaaaaaaaggagaagaaagggaaaaaattatggAGCATAATTGGAGGTGTGGCCATAGAGGGCTTCCTGGAGTGGGCAGATGGGGAGTGACTACTGCAGGAAGCAGAGTCAAGGTGTATGGGGTGGGGATGCAGACAGGCGGACAGAACCTGGGCTGGAGGATCAGCCACAAAGTGCGGGGAGGGGAGGCGATTAGTTAGAAGGTCCCAAGTCCAGGTCATGGAATGGACGTTggggagcccttagtttggggtTGGAGGTGGGCCCTCAGCTCAGAGCCCTCTCTCCTCACCCCCAGGATGTGGATGAAGCTTACATGAACAAGGTGGAACTGGAGTCTCGCCTGGAAGGGCTGACTGATGAGATCAACTTCCTCAGGCAGCTGTATGAAGAGGTATGTTCTTGGGGGCTTGCAGAGGAGGGTACCCATCCTGTAGTGCTCCACCCTGGGACCTGGCCAAAGGCTCCCTCCAGCCCCTAGTACACCAACTGACAAGAAATATTAGCCCACAATGTTATTCTAGTGGCACTGTCCCCTTGCATAAGGGAGGGTTTATTATTGcatttcagagatgagaaaacagTTTCAGAGAAGTGAAATACCCTGTCTAAGGCTGTTACAGAGTGTTGACCCAGGAGCTACTCAGGCCTGCTCCACCCCCAAAGCCCTCGTCCTGGTCCTTGGGGGCTGTATTGGCTGCCTCTGGGGGCTTAGTATTGGTGCCGAGAGCAGGGAAGGCGTCTTCTCCCTTGGTTATTTACCGaaagccaggtttccttttgtcCTTCCCTTAATGTTCCAGGTCCTTGATCTGTCGTCCTTCTGTAGGAACTTGGCCTCTCCCAGCCCTAACTTCCTCCTGTGCCTCTCCTGTTGTCTTATCCTCTATAGAAGGCTCCTTTTGTGTAGGGACAGAGCCTCACCACCTGCCCTTCTGTCCCTCTAGGAGATCCGTGAGCTGCAGTCCCAGATCTCCGACACATCTGTGGTGCTGTCCATGGACAATAGCCGCTCTTTGGACATGGATGGCATCATCGCTGAAGTGAAGGCCCAGTACGAGGATATCGCCAACCGCAGCCGGGCTGAGGCCGAGAGCATGTACCAGATCAAGGTGAAGAGCAGGACCTCTAGGCTGGGCCCTCCCTTCTGGCTTGTTCTGTGTCCTAGCCCATGAGAAGGGAGCAGGATTTCAACTCTGCCTGCTGTGAGCTGGGCCTGCAGAATGGGTGCCTGGTGGCCTGAAAAGAGGCCTCTAGTggttgtatatgtgtgtgtgtgtgtgtgtgtgtgtgtgagattttgTGAGAGTGTGTAGGAACTTGACAGGAGGTTGAGATGACCGAGTCTCTCTGACCTGGCTGAGAGGGCACTGTCCCTTGTGGGGAGGGCACCTGAGGGTCCAGGGGTCCTCTCTTGAGTCTCATTCCTGTCCCACGTCTGCAGTATGAGGAGCTGCAGACTTTAGCTGGGAAGCATGGGGATGACCTGCGCCGCACCAAGACGGAGATCTCTGAGATGAACCGAAGCATCAGTCGCCTCCAGGCGGAGATTGAAGCCCTTAAAGGCCAGGTATCCAGGGGACTGGGAGCGGGGCAGGATCCTTGGACAGCTTTGGGTGAGAGAAGGTCAtgtaggaaggagggaggagtctGGGACCTGAGCTGCAGGGGCGACTTTCTCAAACtgctcctgggaggctgagggacaCTGAGCAGTCTCTGGGACTAGGACAAGGTGACGGGAGCTGTCAGGTAGGATGGGGTCCAGGATCCATGCTCTGATTTATTTAATTGGTCCTATCTATCAGGGCAAGGTTGGGTTTTGCTCCTTTATGGAGAGCCGAGCCGAGAACCCAGAGCTCTGGTTCTGTTAAGGTGGGGACTTAAAGTGCCCCAGGTGGAGCGTGGGAAGGGAAGTGCCTGGAAGCTGCTCTTTCCGCATTCTGCTTCCTCCTTCTCACGGTTGGTATCTTCTTTGCGTCTACCTAGAAGAGGGACAGAGGGTGGGTATACTGACACTGCCAGCTTACTGCTCTGCTCCCCCGCAGAGGGCATCCCTGGAGGCCGCCATCGCTGATGCTGAGCAGCGTGGGGAGATGGCCATTAAGGACGCCAATGCCAAGGTGGCCGAGCTGGAGGCTGCCCTGCAGCGGGCCAAACAGGACATGGCGCGGCAGCTGCGCGAGTACCAGGAGCTGATGAACGTCAAGCTGGCCCTGGACATTGAGATCGCTACCTACCGCAAGCTGCTGGAGGGCGAGGAGAGCCGGTGGGTGTGGGACTCTCTCACTGGGACTCTCTCCTGGAGCCCCATTCCTGgaacctggggtggggagggatgggGGCTGCCTGGAGCCCCTTTGGGGCTTGGGTCCTGTTCTGGGACAAGATGGGCCAGGAGTTGGCCCTGACATCCTATGTATCTGGGTATAGGCTGGAGTCTGGGATGCAGAACATGAGTATCCATACGAAGACCACCAGTGGCTACTCAGGTGAGTGTCCTGGGATCTGGGGTTGGAGGCCAGGGTTCAGGCGACCTCTGGGAGGGGCTGTGCTTAGCAGCAGTTgaggagacaggaggagcagGATTCCTGTTCTTGGGAGAAAACCAGGGTGACAGGTGACATATCCAGGATCCAAATAATATAAGAACTAGTAGAAAGCCCCCTAAATAAATGATAGCTGGGCACCAG
This window encodes:
- the Krt8 gene encoding keratin, type II cytoskeletal 8; protein product: MSIRVTQKSYKMSTSGPRAFSSRSYTSGPGARISSSSFSRVGSGSSFRGSLGSSMGLSGSYGGAGGVGGITAVTVNQSLLSPLKLEVDPNIQAVRTQEKEQIKTLNNKFATFIDKVRFLEQQNKMLETKWSLLQQQKTARSNMDNMFENYINNLRRQLESLGQEKLKLEAELGNMQGLVEDFKNKYEDEINKRTEMENEFVLIKKDVDEAYMNKVELESRLEGLTDEINFLRQLYEEEIRELQSQISDTSVVLSMDNSRSLDMDGIIAEVKAQYEDIANRSRAEAESMYQIKYEELQTLAGKHGDDLRRTKTEISEMNRSISRLQAEIEALKGQRASLEAAIADAEQRGEMAIKDANAKVAELEAALQRAKQDMARQLREYQELMNVKLALDIEIATYRKLLEGEESRLESGMQNMSIHTKTTSGYSGGLNTSYGGLSSPGLNYGLSSFQPNFSSAGGSSSFSRTKAVVVKKIETRDGKLVSESSDVLPK